A section of the uncultured Desulfosarcina sp. genome encodes:
- a CDS encoding universal stress protein, with translation MPHKSKRLLLSLDGSERSLQTVSYACEEQALKGMRIVLLHVFNAIPEAYYDLEKEPKSVKIVRQVRSWEANQKKAIREYMEKARQMLIEGGHADTALSIKIRDRKKGIARDIIAEAQKGYDAVLIRRRGATALKNVVVGSVTNKLMEKLNFIPILVAGKRPVNDKILLAVDGSPCATRAVRFVAETVGRMKDYQIRLMVVVRGGSDGISLNGQGLSTDHIFKEAIGILTAAGFPEENISTKAVSGAISRAGAIVTHAEKGHWGTIVVGRRGLSRVKDFFMGRVSNKVVHAGRLDTVWIVT, from the coding sequence ATGCCCCACAAATCCAAACGCTTGTTGCTATCCCTGGACGGTTCCGAACGTTCCCTGCAGACCGTAAGCTATGCCTGTGAGGAACAGGCCCTCAAAGGCATGAGAATTGTTCTTCTGCATGTGTTCAACGCGATCCCGGAGGCCTATTACGATCTGGAAAAGGAGCCCAAAAGCGTAAAGATCGTTCGCCAGGTGCGCAGTTGGGAAGCCAATCAGAAAAAAGCGATTCGCGAATATATGGAAAAGGCCCGTCAGATGCTGATCGAAGGCGGGCACGCCGATACGGCGCTGAGCATCAAGATCCGTGACCGCAAAAAAGGAATCGCCCGGGACATCATCGCCGAGGCCCAGAAAGGCTACGATGCCGTGCTGATCCGGCGCCGGGGGGCCACCGCCCTGAAAAATGTCGTCGTGGGCAGTGTCACCAACAAGCTGATGGAAAAGCTCAACTTCATTCCCATTCTGGTCGCCGGGAAAAGGCCGGTCAATGACAAAATCCTGCTCGCCGTGGACGGCTCCCCCTGCGCCACCCGTGCGGTCCGCTTCGTGGCCGAAACGGTCGGCCGCATGAAGGATTACCAGATACGGCTGATGGTTGTCGTGCGCGGCGGTTCGGACGGGATCTCGCTCAACGGCCAGGGCCTTTCCACCGACCACATTTTCAAGGAGGCCATCGGCATCCTGACGGCAGCCGGTTTTCCGGAAGAGAACATTTCCACCAAGGCCGTCTCCGGGGCCATCAGCCGCGCCGGAGCCATCGTCACCCATGCGGAAAAGGGGCACTGGGGCACCATCGTGGTGGGCCGCCGCGGACTGTCCCGGGTCAAGGATTTCTTCATGGGCCGCGTGAGCAACAAGGTCGTCCATGCCGGACGGCTGGATACCGTCTGGATCGTAACCTAA
- a CDS encoding universal stress protein: MTQPRKIVAAVDLSEFSVGIVRYSGWLALQIDAELVVVNVINQRDLDMVHRVMIGYESFSFPDYLEDQEKTRAAQVDDLIAANCPEGVNCRTLIRTGIPYRELLATVETEKAQLMVVGTKGRGNLADALVGSQARKLYRRSPIPLLTIPAAFNVLP; encoded by the coding sequence ATGACACAACCTCGCAAAATCGTTGCAGCCGTGGATTTATCCGAGTTTTCCGTCGGAATTGTGCGCTACAGCGGGTGGCTGGCCCTGCAAATCGATGCGGAGCTGGTGGTGGTCAACGTGATCAATCAGCGTGACCTGGATATGGTCCACCGCGTCATGATCGGCTATGAAAGTTTTTCTTTTCCAGATTATCTGGAGGACCAGGAAAAAACCCGCGCCGCCCAGGTGGACGACCTGATCGCAGCGAACTGCCCCGAGGGCGTCAACTGCCGGACCCTTATCCGCACCGGCATTCCCTACCGCGAACTGCTGGCAACCGTGGAAACGGAAAAAGCGCAGTTGATGGTCGTGGGGACCAAAGGCCGCGGCAACCTGGCCGATGCGCTGGTCGGATCGCAGGCGCGTAAGCTCTACCGCCGTTCACCCATCCCGCTGCTGACGATCCCGGCGGCATTCAACGTACTGCCGTAG
- a CDS encoding CBS and ACT domain-containing protein: MLVRYWMSQPVIHISPQDSMQKAIAVMKEKHIRLLPVVDEKQKLKGVVSDRDLKRASASDATSLDVHELLYLISKIKVADIMTREVVTVHLDWTVEEAADTLLTHKISGAPVVDDEGRLCGIITQTDLFKATLYITGLKKRGFHLALVLEDTPGSIMEIVSVIRQFGGRMASILSTYERAPDGYRNVYLRFTNVSRDRIDELIAIMKEKAKLRYMVDHRENKRVLFDNH, from the coding sequence ATGCTGGTAAGATATTGGATGAGCCAACCGGTGATTCACATCAGTCCGCAGGACTCCATGCAAAAAGCCATCGCCGTGATGAAGGAAAAGCATATCCGTCTGCTCCCGGTGGTGGACGAAAAGCAAAAACTCAAGGGCGTCGTCAGTGACCGCGACCTGAAGCGGGCCTCCGCATCGGATGCCACCAGCCTGGATGTTCATGAGCTGCTCTATCTCATATCCAAGATCAAAGTGGCCGACATCATGACGCGCGAGGTGGTTACGGTGCACCTGGACTGGACCGTCGAAGAGGCCGCCGACACCCTGCTGACCCACAAGATTTCAGGCGCTCCCGTGGTGGACGACGAAGGCCGGCTGTGCGGAATCATCACCCAGACGGACCTGTTCAAGGCCACCTTGTACATCACCGGCCTGAAGAAGCGGGGCTTTCACCTGGCCCTGGTTCTGGAGGACACGCCCGGCTCGATCATGGAAATCGTCAGCGTCATCCGTCAATTCGGCGGCCGCATGGCCAGCATCCTCTCCACTTACGAACGGGCGCCGGATGGATACCGCAACGTCTACCTGAGGTTTACCAACGTTTCCCGCGATCGCATCGACGAGTTGATCGCCATCATGAAAGAAAAGGCCAAGCTGCGCTACATGGTCGATCACCGGGAAAACAAACGCGTTCTGTTCGACAATCATTGA